The Thermothelomyces thermophilus ATCC 42464 chromosome 4, complete sequence region CGGTCAGATAGCAGCTAATAAACCATTGCGTGTGTAGGCACAGAGTAATATATGACTCCTGGCTCATTGCATGGACAAGGAACCCCATACTTTCATCCCACATTCAAGGTAGACAAGACAGAATCGAGGCACGGGCGTCGCAGGATTGGAGGAGAAGGCCAACGAAGAAGTGATAGCTCCGGAGGAACACCACATATTATCAGCCACGTTGACACACCAGAGAAGTTCACTTGCCGCCCGTTTTGAAACGAGCACTCCTCGCTCGAGGGATAGGAAACATGTCAGTAATTAATCATTCCAGGAACTGGGTACTTTGAAATCAACGACTCTCTCTCCACCCCCTTCCTTCTTATCCCTTCCGCCATTTCAAGAGTGCTGATGCAGTACGTTGTCTGCGGACGCGTCTTTCATGTACGAGTAAGGTTAGATTAGATAAGTCTTGGTGGGTCCTGGCTTTGTGGGTGGAGCCCTCTTTGTGCCCACCCTCTTCTTTATACCTGGCTGCAGGGCCAACTTACAGGAACCCACGAACTCGAGACATCGAACTATTGAACTATCTTGATTTACAACAACCACCATATTCCATCAAGTGCTAATTAGACTTCAAACACTCTAATTAGACTGGGATGACCTAGCAACTCATTCTGCTCAAAGTGCACCAGTCAAGCGACGTTTAGATTAATGTataattatattcctttcCCGCCAAGTGCGCAGGGACACGTAAACCGTCTTGAGGGACCTGTCCCGGTCGGTGCTTTAATTAATACACCATCGTTCTGTTGCTCTTGGTAATCGATGACGTTGAAGCGCTGTATTATTCTTGGGTTGGACGAGAAAACACAATCTCTTCCATTCCTTTTTTTGAAAGAGATCCAAAGCCCTCCTGACCATGATTTCAGTATTCACAAGAAAGGCCCAAAagcaagaagaaaaaaaggaagaagaagaggaccGACTGACCCAAGACCTCCGGCCCCGGCCCTCTTCCCCCAACCCTTATGCTACCTCAGCACctaataattaattagtAGCGCTTCCTTCACTCCCTGACGAAGACGCCTGCCATGCCCATGCCGGTCCCGATGCACATGCTCACCACGCCCACCTCGCCGCCGGTCCGGCCGAGGCCGTGCATGAGCGTGCTCACCATGCGCGCGCCGGTGGCGCCGAGCGGGTGGCCGAGGGCGATGGCGCCGCCGTCCGGGTTCACCTTGCCCTCGGCCAGCTCCTTctcgaggccgagggcgCGGACGCAGTAGAGGGCCTGGCTCGCAAAGGCCTCGTTGATCTCCCACCGGTCCACGTCGGCGTTGCTGAGCCCCAGCTGGCCCAGCAGCTTGGGGATGGCCAGGGCCGGGCCGATGCCCATCTCGTCCGGGGCGCACCCGACCACCGACGCGGCGACGAACTTGCCCATGATGCTGTCGGCCAGGCCGAGCCGCGTGGCCGTGCTGCGGCGCATCAGCAGCGTGGCGGCCGCGCCGTCGCTGACCTGGCTGGAGTTGCCGGCCGTGCTGGCCCCGTCGGGCCGGAAGGCCGGCTTGAGCTTGGCGAGGGACTCGATCGAGGCGCCGGCGCGGATGCCGTCGTCCTGGGTGACCGTGATGGTCTTCTCCTCGCCCACCTTGTTCCCTTGCTTGTCGACCTCCTGGAAGCGCGTCGTGACGGGCACGATCTCGGCGTCGAAGGCGCCCGAGTCGCGCGCGCGGGCCGCCCGGAGGTGGGACTCGACCGCGAAGGCGTCCTGGTCGGCGCGCGAGACCCCGTACCGGCTCGCCACGTTCTCGCTGGTCAGGCCCATGGGCATGATGCAGTCGCGCGCGTCCTTGACGGGGGACTCGCGCAGCGCCGGCCAAAAGTCGACGGGGATGGCCTTGGAGCCGTAGTTACGCGTCATGCTCTCCATGCCGGCGCCGATGCCGACGTCGATCATGTTGGTGCGGATCTGCGAGGCAATCAGGGCGATGCTCTGCAGGGACGAGGCGCACGCCCGGTTTGCCGTGTACAGCGAGGTGGTCGACGGGAAGCCGACGTGGTTCATGGCCATGCGGGCGGCCTTGGAGCCGCCCAGCTCGTTCAGCACGACGCCCACGGCGACATCGTCGATGTCGGCCGGGTTGAGCTGCGGGTTCTTGTCCAGGGTGGCGCGGAGGACGACCGAGAGGAGCTCTTCTGGGTAGGCGTCCTTGAGTTGGCCACGGTAGGACCGGCAGATCGGGGTACGGAGGGATGAGAGGATGACCACATCGGTCGGCGCCTTGGCCAGGACGGCCTTGATGCCGTTAGGCAGGACAGTCATGGCGTCGTCTTCGACAAAGAATTTGTTGACTTGTTTAGAGAATCCGGTACAACAACAGGGAGACGAAGCTTGCCCGATGCTTGTGAGCTGTCGGAGCACAGACAGGGAGCTTTTCGGCAGTTATTTTGGGAAGGTATCCCTAGTACGGAAACGCCAATCGCTTGGATATATCAAGGCAAACCGAACGCCGGGGTATCTGGAAGATGATACGAAATAGGAACaaagagggaaaaaaaaaaaaagaaaaaaagaggaagagagaaggctaaggaggcatCGCAGCTTCTTGATGCCTCCAACGGCGGAAACCCTTTGATTCGGGATAATTCGCGGCCGCGATGCCCGGTGGGGATGTGAACGCCCGGCAAGTGGAGAGGGGGAAAACGCAGACCCGGGAGGCAAAAGGCGGCAGTGTCAATCGGCAGCGCGGGGTCCCCACTCCTGGGGTTGGGGTACCGAGCTCGGGCTCACTGGGGAGAACGATGGCTTGTGCCAGGCAAGGGCATCCACTGAGCAGACAAAGCTTTCACAGGCCTCGACGTTTCATTTTTCCCGGTCCCCCCGCTAATCGGCCGGCTTTCAACCACCGCAAAGCTCGAGCCAATCTGAGAAGCATACTATTACATGCAAACCGAGATTCCAGCAAGGGAACATCATATACCGCCCTCCGTCCTTGACCATTTCGCCGTTGCATCATCGAAACCCTTTGGCCAACCCGGTGTGCTGACTGCAAAACCACCGTCCTCATCGTCCACCATGGCCATAAACCAAGAAAGCACACAAATTTTGTTATTCGCCGGTGTACCTCAAAAGGAAGAAAACTGAAAAAGTTCAAACGACCACTACCTCGTCGGTCGCCAACCTATATCTCCCTGCCATACTGTATTCCTAGCCCGACTCGACCTGGATCCCTCAGGCCGCCAACCTCGCGCAACTTCTTAGTTGGGCTGGTGACGGGGTCATGCGCCGGGTAGCCATCCACAAGCTCGCCGTGGTGGTGCCCACTATACTTGCGCTTGCCCGGGACCGAGAGACCGCTCTTATTCAAGCCCCCAAAAAGCTTAGCCTGCAGCTTGGCGCTCCGATCCGCGGCTGCTGGTGTGCCGTCCCTCGAGTTTCCGACCGAGGCGGCCAATTCAAAGCTCTCGCGGGCGTCCCGGCGGAGCATTTCCGAGGCTGCCTGGCTAGCCTGGCTCTCGTAGATCTCTGCTCCTCCATCCGCGTCTGACAAACGTCGACGCGAGCTCTGCGAATGGTGTGAACCGCGCGAGACAATGGATTGCAATGCCTGGCGCGCGAGTTCCTGGTTATCCTCGGCCGAGATCGTGCTCTCCCTACTCCTGCGCCGCTCACGGCCTTTGGGAGTGGCAGGCGTCTCGGGTATGAACCGGGTGTGCCGCTGCGGCGGCTCGGTTTGGGGTACGAGGTCGATCGACGGAAGAAGGCCTCGGCTGTTCCCGGGGGTTCGGGCCAGGGGGGTGGATGGCAGGGAGGACATGGACTGGACATTGCGTGTGTGCTTCAGGGGGACACGCGGCCCAGGCCGTTGGCCGATCAGCGGAGTTGAGGGAGCGCTATTGTTGTCCTGGCTGAGTGCCTGGAGCAGTGCGGCAAAGCCTTCCTGATGGGCGTCCCGGTGGGTTTCTCGGTGCGATGTCTTGGGAGTCTGTCGTGGGGTGGCTCGGTGCTGCTGAGGGCTTGGGGCTTGGGGCTTGGGCGTCACGGCCCCGTGAAACATGCCTCCAGGGCGGCAGAGGCGGTGGAAGTGGTCGCGATTCTCCCGGATGCGGTTGAGCAGCATCTCCCGATCGTCGAGCAGAGCGGCGATCTCGTCCTCTTTCTGTTGTATGACCTTCCTCGCCGCCCTGATCTTCTTGTGCAGGGCCTCGTTCTCTTCGAGTACCCGTTCGTGCATAGCCTTGAGCTGCAGGTACTTAGCCTCCGTCAACTCGGATGCTGTGATGATGTCGAGGCGGGCTTGACGAGCGCCCTCGGCCTGCTGCAGCGCCTGTACTTCCTTCTTCGTCATCTCGTGTTCGACGGCGGCACGCTTGGTGTCCTCTTCAGCCCGCATACTGAGCATGTTATACTGCAGTTTGTGGTGGGCAGCCTCCATCTTGAGTCTTGCGTGCTCGGCCAGGCACCCTTGGAGCATGCTCCGGAGCTCTTCGACCGAAGCATCGGCAATCTGGGATGGGGTTGGGGTAGCAAAGTCGTCCGTGGCAGCCTCTCGCTTGACGCCGTTCATACCAGTTGCTGGCGGCGAAAAGATACCCGAGCGTTGCGAGCCGATGAAGCCGAGGGAATTGACGGCACCTGTGACGGCAGCGCTGGGTACTTGCGACGAGGGAGGAGGGGTGAGCGACGAGGGAATAACAACCGAGGCCGCTATGCGGTCTTCATTGTGCTCCGTCTTAAACGACGATGTCGGGTCTACCGGGGAGTTGGGAGCCTCGGTTGCGGGTATGCTCTGCTGCGACGAGGCAGGAATGGACTCTTCGTCGAGCGGCGTGGTTGATTCGTCTTCAAGGCCGGCCTGCCCCGCGTCGGGAAGGCCATTGAGCACCTGCGCAGATGGTTCCGAGTCCGAGGACATCCCGAACGAGCGACAGAAGCCTGAGTTTGGATTCTACCAGCGAGATCTGGGAGTTGGGAAATGGCTAGAAATGTGTGTCGTGAATAGGTCGGAAGTTGGATCGGTTCTGTTTGCGATTCGCCGATTGCAGCTGCGCAATTGCACTGGACCACGTCACTCCGACTTTATGTGGGCGGCAgaagaaggggaaaaaaatggGTTGAAGCAGGGGGGAGGTGGGAGGGCAACGCAAAAACCAAGAGCCGCTAACGACTCATCAAGCTTTCTGGCTTCGCGCTGACAACAACTCCCGTCGTGAGCGTTGATGCGGACAAACAAACGCGAATGGGGATGGCGGGAAATGGCAGCGATGAGGGTGGAGAATCCCCCAACTTTGACGAAAGTAACTGCCTTGGCTGTTGCCCAGTGGACGGGGGAGGCTGAGGGCTAGATTGAAGGGGTTGGCCTGCCTCCGCTAACCGGAACGGGGCATTGTCCCCCTATTTTGCCGTCTGAGACCGCTTTCCGCCGACAGGCCATGTGCGGTATTCCCCAGTCACCAAGCGAGGTCTCCAACAACCACCACCGCTTGAAGTCAGAAGTCGTTCACGGGCAAGCAGGCATGACGTACGGTAGGTGATCTTTGGGTAATGGCTTAAGAATGCTCGCGGTTGTGCCGTTGCACTGTTCAGGGTGTGGTTCTAGCAATGGTAAGTTGTCTTCATTAGTTGGTGATTGTTGATGCCGTGACGCTAGCGCCGCAGCTGGTTCGACGGGACGACTACACGATATCAAAGCCTCCATGTTCCAACCATGCAGAGCTATTAATACACACTTAAACTGATGACAAAAGTCAGTTGATGCAACAAGAAAAGCCAGTCTCCCCGATCATCCTGTTGTTAGTGACCGGAATCCTCACTATCCCCGGCCCCCGCGGCACAACATTTGTTCGTGTCGTCGAAATAGTGATAAACCTCTGGGGCGTGTGTATCATTTCCGTAGACGCTGCCGCCGTATGTGAAGTAGTTCTGGCTCACAGACAACGGAATTGTGACGATGTCCTCGGCGTCTCCGACCACCCAGATCGTTTCCATGCCTGAGAACACAGCCTCATGTCAGCAAATGCCATCCGGCAAAGCACAAGCTACGCAAATGAGACATCAGGTTAATATACTCACCCATGATCATGTGTGCCAGAATGTGACAGTGCACCATCCACACGCCAGGATTGTTCATCTTCATCCTCCACGCCCTCCACCCGGCCGGCTCGCCGGGCGCCACCTTGCCTTCGCCGTACCGGTACACCATTGTCGTGTCCCGCTTGATTGGCCGGTATCCCAAGCTCGCCAGCTTGGCGTTATTGGCCTCGGGATCGTACTTGCCGGGCCCACTGCCCACATCGTAGAAGTGCTGACCGTGGGCGTGGAAGGGGTGCGTCTCGACGATGCCGCTGGCACCGCTGTAGTGCGATCCCGTGTTCTGGATCACAATCTCGAGCACCTCGTCTTTCTTCGCGGGGAACAGCTTCGTTGCCGGATCCCAGCCGTAGTTGGTCAGCGCCGCGGCATAGTCCGGCATGGCGGCCTCCCCGCGCTCGTATATGTCGACTAGCACCGGCTTGTCGCGTGACATGTCAGTCCAGGTCATGTGCGCGAGCTTCCAGACAAGGCGACCGGTTGCAGGGTCGATCTTTTGCTCGGCTTCGAGAATGACGCGGCGGGTGACCTCTTCGGCCGTGGGAGACAAGCTGCTCGAAGGATGAAGTGGCTGGAAAGTGTATTCCAGCCAGTTGTTGACTTCGGCCGGGAGAGTGAGCGCCGGAGTCGTGGGGGCGGCGGGGACCGGAGTGCCGAGATTATACCGTAGGACGCCATAGCCGCGGTAGGGATCGGGACGATCGCGGGTTTCAAATTGCAGGAAATAGGTGGTCTTGTCGCCGTTGCATCTGAGCTCCTCGGCCGTCTTGGTGCGGAGAAGAACGTCGAAACGTTGACCTCCGCCGAGCTGGATATGGTCAACCGTTACCGGCGCATTGTACTCGCTGCCGTCGACCTGAACAATAGTGAGATCGTTGTGATCCTCGAAACCCATCGTCAAAAGGGACAGGCCTGTGGCACCAATGAAGCGGAGCCGGTAAGTCTTGCCCGGCTCGACATCGATGACCGGGAGAGTGCAGTCAGTTGGAGGTTCGATCTGATCATCGCCACGTATCCCATCCCAGGAGTTGGAGGTGCCATCACCCGCGCGGAAATTTGAGAAACGGTGGCTTCCAAAGAAGCCGCTGGCTTCGCCTGGTCGGCCCTGGACGGCTGCTTGGTTCGGCGAGACGCCCCTGCCGTTCAGTAAGATACCCCGTGTCTCGCCGGTCCACGTGAACTGCGTTGACGTCAGGCCTTGAATCATTTCGAGATCGCTCTTCTGGAAGTGGTCTTGGAATAGCAGTATTCGCTCGTCGTCGTAGTGGTACGGTGATGATCCACAGTCCTCCACGATCAAGGGCCCGGTGCAGCTCAGCGCCTGCATGCCCACGTGTGAATGGTAGAAGTATGTCCCTGCGTCTTCTGGTTCGGTCAGAATTTCGTAGTCGAAGAAGTGCCCGGGCGGTATGGGCCATTGCGTTGCGGATGGTGTCCCGTCGGAGAACGGGGCGAATCGCTGAGAAAGGCCGTGCCAATGCTGCGAGTCTCATCAGTGCCCGTGCATTCCATGAGTACAGAAGCGCTGCTCTACTCACCATGCTAAGGTTCCGGTCATTCATGTCATTGTAGACACGGATCCAAGTCCTAGCGCCAGGAAGCAAGTGTATGGCAGGCCCCGGTGAGGTCCCGTTGACGACAACGTCTTCCCGGTTCTCGCAAGCCGAGGGCACCTGGGCAACGGATACCCTGAGAATATGGTCCGGGATGAACTGTTCATCATGGACAAGAGTTCCGGCATACACAGCAACGGACAGCCATTTGGCAAGCAGAATAGATAGTTTCGAAAGTAACATGTTTGCTTTGAAATGAGAAATGGTAATGTCTGAGAGTTGGTAGCGTCGGATGTGAGTGTCGGTGTGGGAATAGCAAGGGATTATCGTGGAAGGGCAGTGTTTAAAACGGGATTTTGAACCGGAGAACATGTTCCCCCATCTGGGAAGGAGACGCCCTTGACCGGGTACAGGAGATGGCTGTAAGCCAGGGAACGTAATTAGATGGCATAATATGAACTGAGGAAGGAGACGGCTGGGATCTCTGGGGAGTTCGACTTCGGCTTTCGCGGTGTGCATGCTCCAAACTGGAAATGGCGCCCCACGACAGACTTGGCTGCTTGGTTGTACCCGTATCGAAGTGCCGCAGAGAGCACACACTTGTCTGGTGCTATTAGCGAGAAGTCGAGGTCGTCATCAGTCCCGGATTTTTTGGGCTCCATGGGTGGCTCGTGGTAGCGATCAACATCAGGAATGGGACGCCTCACAGGTTAAAGAGTGTTATTGACAGTAGAGCCATCTCAACTGACAATCCTGAAGTTTGCTCGAGGCAGTTGCTCAAGTCTCGCAGAGAGCCATTACCTCGGTGCAGCAGTGAATCTCCACCCCATCTGGTTTGCCTTTTAGACACATTGAATCCTCCAAGCCGACCGAAGCCAAAGGAACAATCCCTTACGGATCTGCGAGAACTGAAGACACAACGGCGCTGTTGGGTGCCACCAGTGGAGCAATATAAGCTGCACGTGTTGTCTGCGCATGCAGTGCTCTTGCTCTGAGCTGCAAACATGCCGGTTTCCGCTTTTGGTGACTAATGTGATTGATGGCAGTTGCAGGTCCCTGCATCACCGTTCAAATCAATCGTTGCACGCGCATCTGATGTGGGTAATGGAATGCAACCATGGTCGCAGCGCGGGCTGGttatattatacctttaACATTGTTTGCCACCTCTGAATGGAAGGTTAGTGACCGCAGGACAATGGTGGGTTGGTTGTCTACTGCGTATCGCCCATGAACGAGTGTTTTGGGTTAgggttgtatgtatgtacctctGTGTCCACTTTCAACGTCACCGACTCTCGTGCAACCACAGCCACGCTCAGAGCCATGCCATCAGCAGCCCCTTCATTCGGTCAAGACAACAAAGCAACTTTGCCAAGATGGCCTGGAGACATAGTGCATCCTATAATTTATAGCGACTATGCGCATCTTTTAATTAGTGTTTCCTGCGATCAAGAAATTCCCTGCTCGCCTCCGCCGTGCACAAGAAGAATCGTTCGGGTCGCTCCGTCCACGGCTGCCTCCAGGGCGCTGTTGCGGAGCAGGCTGCAGCAGCCTGTTGGGCGCTGACACGCCACGCATGTATCGTCATGGAGGGACAAATAGCAAGCAGCACTCTCGAACATGCGTCTCAATGTCCTTCTGCGACCCCCCTGACAGCAGCCCAACTCCATGCCCTTCTCGACATTCTTACCCATCACCAGACCTATGCAGAGGTGGAAAGTTTCAAAGACCCTGGTACCATCTCCGAATATGGATACCCGTTTACCCGCCATCACCAGCAGCCCAGCAGCGGCCCGTCATACGCAAGGGACTCAGTATCAACTCCACTGCTTGCCGGCGTGCTCCGAAGCATCGTTCTCCCTCTCCCAGGTATTCGGAACCTTCCTCCAGAGTTTTGGCATGTTCAATTCCAGAGCATCTTGGAAAAGCTTGCCGAAGCAGAGCTCTCGGAATCCTACGATAAAGGTGTACTGGGTACGAGGAAGACCCTAGCCACCGCAGCCTCGGCTCTTCACGAGGCCGTGTCGAGGGGTATTCTTGGGGGCGTCTCAGATGACGCAGGTCGAAACTTTTACGGGGAATATGACAGGTCCAAAGCTACTGATCTTGTCCGGGCATGGGAGGATGGTGTGCGAGAGCTCGTTTACGGAGA contains the following coding sequences:
- a CDS encoding laccase-like protein — translated: MLLSKLSILLAKWLSVAVYAGTLVHDEQFIPDHILRVSVAQVPSACENREDVVVNGTSPGPAIHLLPGARTWIRVYNDMNDRNLSMHWHGLSQRFAPFSDGTPSATQWPIPPGHFFDYEILTEPEDAGTYFYHSHVGMQALSCTGPLIVEDCGSSPYHYDDERILLFQDHFQKSDLEMIQGLTSTQFTWTGETRGILLNGRGVSPNQAAVQGRPGEASGFFGSHRFSNFRAGDGTSNSWDGIRGDDQIEPPTDCTLPVIDVEPGKTYRLRFIGATGLSLLTMGFEDHNDLTIVQVDGSEYNAPVTVDHIQLGGGQRFDVLLRTKTAEELRCNGDKTTYFLQFETRDRPDPYRGYGVLRYNLGTPVPAAPTTPALTLPAEVNNWLEYTFQPLHPSSSLSPTAEEVTRRVILEAEQKIDPATGRLVWKLAHMTWTDMSRDKPVLVDIYERGEAAMPDYAAALTNYGWDPATKLFPAKKDEVLEIVIQNTGSHYSGASGIVETHPFHAHGQHFYDVGSGPGKYDPEANNAKLASLGYRPIKRDTTMVYRYGEGKVAPGEPAGWRAWRMKMNNPGVWMVHCHILAHMIMGMETIWVVGDAEDIVTIPLSVSQNYFTYGGSVYGNDTHAPEVYHYFDDTNKCCAAGAGDSEDSGH